In a single window of the Dreissena polymorpha isolate Duluth1 chromosome 3, UMN_Dpol_1.0, whole genome shotgun sequence genome:
- the LOC127873153 gene encoding serine/threonine-protein phosphatase PP1-beta catalytic subunit has product MAETELNVDSLISRLLEVRGCRPGKIVQMTEAEVRGLCLKSREIFLQQPILLELEAPLKICGDIHGQYTDLMRLFEYGGFPPEANYLFLGDYVDRGKQSLETICLLLAYKIKYPENFFLLRGNHECASINRIYGFYDECKRRYNVKLWKTFTDCFNCLPIAAIIDEKIFCCHGGLSPDLQSMEQIRRIMRPTDVPDTGLLCDLLWSDPDKDVQGWGENDRGVSFTFGGDVVNKFLNRHDLDLICRAHQVVEDGYEFFAKRQLVTLFSAPNYCGEFDNAGGMMSVDETLMCSFQILKPSEKKAKYQYGGMYSGRPITPPRGPPKKN; this is encoded by the exons ATGGCGGAGACTGAGCTGAATGTTGACAGCCTAATCAGCCGACTTTTGGAAG TGAGAGGATGTCGCCCAGGCAAGATTGTACAGATGACAGAGGCAGAAGTGAGAGGGCTTTGCCTCAAATCAAGAGAAATATTCCTTCAGCAGCCAATATTATTGGAACTGGAAGCGCCACTTAAAATATGTG GGGATATTCACGGCCAGTACACAGACCTGATGCGCTTGTTCGAGTACGGTGGTTTCCCTCCAGAAGCCAATTATTTATTCCTGGGTGATTATGTGGACAGAGGGAAGCAGTCACTAGAGACAATCTGCTTGCTGCTTGCCTACAAAATCAAATACCCGGAGAATTTCTTCCTTCTCAGAGGGAATCATGAATGTGCCAGCATCAACAGAATCTACGGCTTTTATGATGAAT gcAAAAGACGGTATAATGTTAAGTTATGGAAAACATTTACAGACTGCTTCAACTGTTTACCAATTGCTGCTATTATTGATGAGAAAATTTTCTGCTGTCATGGAG GTCTTTCACCAGACTTACAATCCATGGAGCAGATTCGTAGGATAATGCGGCCCACAGATGTTCCAGACACAG GTCTTTTATGTGACCTACTGTGGTCAGATCCAGACAAGGATGTGCAGGGTTGGGGCGAGAATGACCGCGGTGTGTCTTTCACCTTTGGGGGTGACGTTGTGAACAAGTTCCTCAACAGACATGACTTGGACTTGATATGTAGGGCTCATCAG GTTGTGGAAGATGGCTATGAATTCTTTGCCAAACGACAGCTGGTAACATTATTTTCTGCACCCAACTACTGTGGAGAGTTTGACAATGCAGGAGGGATGATGTCGGTCGATGAAACGCTCATGTGCTCCTTTCAG